The Sediminicola sp. YIK13 genomic sequence TGCCTTTACGCCGGAAATTCGTAAAAAGGCAACTAAGTATACCAACCTTTTTGGTGACCAGTTGAGAAAAGAAGGATATAAAGGCTATTTTGAACTGGATTTCCTTATTGATCAAGATAACGGGGAAATTTATCTAGGCGAATTGAACCCTAGGGTAACAGGGGCGAGTTCTATTACCAACCACGCGGTATTTGCCTTGGCAGATGCCCCGCTTTTTGTATTCCATATCCTGGAATGGATGAATGTGGAGTATGAATTGAATGTAAAACAGTTGAACCAAAGATGGGCGAGACAAGAGAATATTGATGGTTGGAGCCAGTTGATCATTAAACATACAGAGGATACCATTGAATATGTTTCCGAGGCCCCAAAATCGGGTATTTGGAAAATGTTCGATAATGGCCATATCCAATATGACAGGATGGACACCCATAGAAGGGCCGTAGAGTCAGAAAACGAGGCGTTTTTCCTTCACATTGCAAAGGAGGGGGATTATTTGTACGAAGGGGCAGATATGGGTATCTTAGTGTCAAGAGGCCGCATGATGACCGATGATTTTAAACTGAATGCACGATCTAAAGCATGGATAAATGCCATTAGAGGGAAATATGTTTCTCAAATCACAGAAGATAAGAGAGAACCTGTTGCACTCACCGGAAGTTTAACCAAATAACGTTCAGCATTAAATTTATAAGGGAATGGGTCTATAATAAATCCGAAGTCTTTGTGGCTTTTGGTAATTTTGTAAAGACCTATTTCCTTGTATCTGAGAATTAATATAATGGCGTATATGCAATTACGATTTAATGCTATTTCCGAACTAGGGGAGCCTGGTGCTAAATTCAAAAAATTATTTGATTCCTATTGGCCAGGCTATAATTCCTGGTTGACTACCAAGGGTGCAGTTTCAGTTCCAGATTTGGCAACTTCACAGGCTGCTTTGAGAAAATATATGCCGGAAATGTTGCCGACATACGAAAAGCTATGTAACCTGGTGAATGCCGATGCGGTGGCGGCCCAATTTCTTACAGGATTTCAGCCCCCAGCGTATATCTCGGCATGTTCACAGGCTGTGTTGGTTGAAAAGGAGGTACAATTGGTGCGGAACTATGATTATCATCCGGACCTATTTGAAGGTACCCTTTTACTGAGCTCCTGGAATGGAAAAAAGGTGATGGCGACCAGTGATTGTCTCATCGGGGCAGTTGATGGGATGAACGAGAGTGGCTTGGCCATTTCACTTACCTTCGGCGGTCGAAAGGTAGTAGGGGAAGGTTTTGGGATACCCTTTATCTTGCGTTACGTCCTCGAATTTTGTGATACTACGGAAGAAGCAGTAGCGGCATTGACCCGTATACCCTCACACATGGCCTACAACGTAACCGTAGTGGACCGTAGTGGGGTATTTAAGACAGTGCTGCTGTCCCCGGATCGTACACCTTTGGTGACTGAGGCTGCTTTTACCACCAATCACCAGATACATGTTGATTGGCCAGAAAACGCAACTTTCAACAAAAGCATGGAGCGTTCGGAGTTTTTAAGCGATCTGTTGGCCCAAAAAGGTTTGGATGCAAAAACTTTGGCCGATGCATTCTTGAGAAAGCCCCTTTATAATACACTTTTCAGTGAAGGTTTTGAAACCCTGTTTACCAGTGTTTATCAACCCGTGGCAGGAACTATGCAATTGCGTTGGCCAAATGAGAGCATGTTCCAGTCGTTCGATAATTTTACGGAGTCACACAAACTGGTTCAATTTGGGGAATCCGCCAAAGAACTGGAGCAAAGTGACACTTTGATGAATACTCCATCGGAAACCTCAAGAGTTACGCCCCAAGAATCTTTGACCTGTAGCACTTTAGAAAGATTTTACCTGAATTGAAAAATCAGATTTATAGATACAGAACTATCATCAATAATAGGGTTAGAACCCTATAATTAATTACATATGGAATTTAAGAGCATCAACCCTTACAATGGGCAGGAAGTAGGAACATACACATCAATTACAGAACAGGAACTGGAGGAAAAACTCCATAAAAGCAAGATCGCCCATAAGGCCTGGAAACAGGTGCCCCTTGCCGAGCGCTGCAGGCTACTGAAAAAAGCGGGAGCGGTTTTGCGGGATAATGTGGAGGAATATGCCAAGATGATCAGCTTGGAAATGGGGAAACCCCTTTCGGAAGCCAAAGGGGAAGTCAACAAGTGCGCATGGGTGTGCGATTATTACGCCGATAATGCCACTGCCTTTCTCGCTGATGAAACCATAGGTACCGATGCCGAGAAAAGTTTTGTACGTCATGACTCCATTGGGGCTGTTCTGGCCATTATGCCCTGGAACTTTCCATTTTGGCAGGTGTTCAGGTATGCGGCGCCCACCTTGACCGCGGGCAATACAGGCTTGTTAAAACACGCCCCGAATGTCTTTGGATGTGCCCAACAGATAGAGGATGTTTTCACAAGGGCAGGGTATCCAGAATATGTGTTTCAGAACCTGATTGTGCACCACGACCAAACCGAGAAGATCATTGTACACGATGCCGTAAAAGCAGTTACCCTAACAGGGAGTGAAAGGGCAGGCTCGGCCGTGGCGGAACTGGCGGGGCGCTACATAAAGAAAACGGTGCTGGAACTCGGGGGCAACAATGCTTTTATCGTATGGGACGATGCGGACATTGACCAGAGCGTAAAGATTGCGGTAACGGCCAGGATGATGAATTGTGGACAAAGCTGTATTGCGGCCAAACGCTTTATTTTAATGGATGGTATTTATGATGAATTCGTCCAGAAATTCACCGAGGCGGTAAAACAATTGAAATCTGGGGATCCGATGGAGGACAATACCACCATAGGGCCGCTGGCGCGACTGGATCTCGCTGACCAATTGAATACCCAGGTAAAAGAATCGGTATCACAGGGAGCCAAACTTTTATTAGGGGGCAATCAGAACGGATGTTACCACGAACCCACTATTTTGGGAGAGGTAGTACCGGGAATGGCCGCCTTTGACCAAGAAACCTTCGGGCCCTTGGCCGCTATGATCAGGGCCAGGGATATTGACCATGCCTTTGAACTTTCTGAAAATTCGAAATACGGGCTAGGGGTAACGGTTTGTACCAAAAACACGGAAATGGCCTTAGAGCATGCCCATAAAGTTAGCGATGGCGCCTATTTTATAAACGAACTGGTGAAGTCCGATCCCAGATTGCCGTTTGGGGGAACCAAAAACTCAGGATATGGCCGTGAACTGTCAAAAGATGGGATGATGGAGTTTGTCAACAGAAAAACGGTATATGTAAAGCATTAAAAGATAGACGCGCTTGGCCGTCATTGTGAGGCCCTTTGGCCAAAGCAA encodes the following:
- a CDS encoding C45 family autoproteolytic acyltransferase/hydolase translates to MQLRFNAISELGEPGAKFKKLFDSYWPGYNSWLTTKGAVSVPDLATSQAALRKYMPEMLPTYEKLCNLVNADAVAAQFLTGFQPPAYISACSQAVLVEKEVQLVRNYDYHPDLFEGTLLLSSWNGKKVMATSDCLIGAVDGMNESGLAISLTFGGRKVVGEGFGIPFILRYVLEFCDTTEEAVAALTRIPSHMAYNVTVVDRSGVFKTVLLSPDRTPLVTEAAFTTNHQIHVDWPENATFNKSMERSEFLSDLLAQKGLDAKTLADAFLRKPLYNTLFSEGFETLFTSVYQPVAGTMQLRWPNESMFQSFDNFTESHKLVQFGESAKELEQSDTLMNTPSETSRVTPQESLTCSTLERFYLN
- a CDS encoding NAD-dependent succinate-semialdehyde dehydrogenase, whose product is MEFKSINPYNGQEVGTYTSITEQELEEKLHKSKIAHKAWKQVPLAERCRLLKKAGAVLRDNVEEYAKMISLEMGKPLSEAKGEVNKCAWVCDYYADNATAFLADETIGTDAEKSFVRHDSIGAVLAIMPWNFPFWQVFRYAAPTLTAGNTGLLKHAPNVFGCAQQIEDVFTRAGYPEYVFQNLIVHHDQTEKIIVHDAVKAVTLTGSERAGSAVAELAGRYIKKTVLELGGNNAFIVWDDADIDQSVKIAVTARMMNCGQSCIAAKRFILMDGIYDEFVQKFTEAVKQLKSGDPMEDNTTIGPLARLDLADQLNTQVKESVSQGAKLLLGGNQNGCYHEPTILGEVVPGMAAFDQETFGPLAAMIRARDIDHAFELSENSKYGLGVTVCTKNTEMALEHAHKVSDGAYFINELVKSDPRLPFGGTKNSGYGRELSKDGMMEFVNRKTVYVKH